From one Synergistaceae bacterium genomic stretch:
- a CDS encoding HAD family phosphatase produces MKYIFFDIDNTLVSHKGTPHIPPETREAVRLLREAGHVPAIATGRGAFLARLAAEEVGIDYKVCSGGAQVFVRGKEIHRAMFPDEQLDGFREVAGRFPSLTAAIDERYLYATEAFSPFFSYFNAQAGYNCIRSLSELEHAIICYIMLPPETLTPEHGLFFSPPEGVTVELMHAFTEVRCGGSSKWNGIERVIMHEGASLDDVVVFGDGPNDVEMIARAKIGVAVGRADENAKSAADYVCGDIDEGGILEACRHLGLI; encoded by the coding sequence ATGAAGTACATATTCTTTGACATCGACAATACGTTAGTCAGCCACAAGGGAACTCCCCACATTCCGCCGGAGACACGCGAGGCTGTGAGGCTTCTGCGCGAGGCCGGACACGTTCCCGCGATAGCCACAGGCAGGGGGGCATTTCTCGCACGACTGGCGGCTGAAGAGGTCGGGATTGATTACAAGGTGTGCTCGGGAGGTGCGCAGGTCTTCGTGAGGGGAAAGGAGATTCACCGCGCGATGTTCCCTGATGAACAGCTTGACGGTTTCCGCGAAGTTGCAGGGAGATTCCCGAGCCTGACAGCCGCGATTGATGAACGTTATCTGTACGCGACGGAAGCATTTTCCCCGTTCTTCAGCTACTTCAACGCTCAGGCAGGGTACAACTGCATACGTTCGCTCTCAGAGCTCGAGCACGCAATAATCTGCTACATCATGCTTCCGCCCGAAACACTTACCCCAGAGCACGGGCTGTTCTTCTCTCCGCCTGAGGGTGTAACCGTTGAGCTTATGCACGCATTCACGGAGGTGCGGTGCGGAGGTTCATCGAAGTGGAACGGCATCGAGAGAGTTATCATGCATGAAGGTGCGTCGCTTGATGATGTTGTTGTGTTCGGGGACGGCCCGAATGACGTAGAGATGATTGCGCGGGCGAAAATCGGTGTGGCTGTCGGGAGGGCAGACGAGAACGCGAAGAGTGCGGCGGATTACGTTTGCGGGGACATCGACGAGGGGGGAATACTTGAGGCTTGCAGGCACTTGGGGCTGATATAG
- a CDS encoding MFS transporter — MAGKRNIQRSYVLLLVAIAVFAVNFVAVLSYLNYRSMVIEMEEKLIARVEKEAISSMEVALSFGKDFRNYYGIQDVFRTFEAQIKGPHTFILDADLRLLYETDSNTSATSEQVAGFLADNSVRRAMKDAASQDSLRTELNERKAIFTPIHADENIAGYFGCLYTNDIFREGLRPIFMRVVIFDVIFSLIVCAALVAFLWTVQRESFVQQYGRINHGLMRFLSVLIIELVILGISGTVMYSYQQDYRSRIEDSVRFSLRNISETIRRVRSEGVDLAEVPDLRNYIERRVKSLEILHRTRITDNISDIRLTNEDPRQMVFQLDTGDANISFYFEAEVSEVAMQRQRQETFFVLLSTMIILLIFIYELINLLKIFEIKDERTSLGFSEGQIALSLRFFSFLCCAAEYLCVPYAAMMIRESGEALFGLSVGMTAALPLTIESFTQFIATAIFPRVEKRISVRFVLIFSAVLMIACNITTFIVGGALTVVTCRALAGIAYAGTKRVSNFLITQGYETEIGRSNNIAQDSAGVVAGLTCGAGMGAILASNGGYGVTFLCSSVVFVFYFMSTLTMIPWKALYDRKNSVCDLGARPVSMMDLVKILVSREVAFFCVVVAAPLFIGTMLCMTLIPAICQEQGISGVTLSYCYIVNGLSGIYVGPALVAKAKKYFGSYLPVAFVFALTAAGLFVAKLPPVAMMVILTSLILGLIDGLATPIATDSFMSLDIVRNYIDESTALTFYNILSYLLMMAAPVAAELLLLPSNGIISPMAVGAFLYGLAAAVIVMSRMFTGRRSAAA, encoded by the coding sequence ATGGCCGGCAAGAGGAACATACAGCGTTCTTATGTGCTGCTGCTCGTTGCCATTGCTGTATTCGCCGTGAATTTCGTGGCGGTGCTGAGCTACCTGAACTACCGCTCAATGGTGATCGAGATGGAAGAGAAGCTGATTGCGCGTGTCGAGAAGGAAGCAATCTCCTCGATGGAAGTTGCGCTGAGTTTCGGCAAAGACTTCCGCAACTACTACGGGATACAGGACGTTTTCAGGACATTCGAGGCGCAGATCAAGGGCCCTCACACGTTCATTCTTGACGCAGATTTGAGGCTCCTCTACGAGACCGACAGCAACACATCCGCGACTTCGGAGCAGGTCGCGGGATTCCTTGCTGATAACTCCGTACGCCGTGCGATGAAGGATGCCGCATCACAGGACAGCCTGCGGACAGAACTGAACGAACGCAAAGCGATATTCACCCCCATTCATGCGGATGAAAACATCGCCGGTTACTTCGGGTGCTTATACACCAACGATATTTTCAGGGAAGGCCTGAGGCCTATCTTCATGAGAGTCGTGATATTCGACGTGATTTTCTCGCTGATTGTGTGTGCGGCTCTCGTTGCCTTCCTCTGGACAGTGCAGAGGGAGTCATTCGTCCAGCAATACGGCAGGATTAATCACGGGCTTATGCGGTTCTTGTCGGTGCTGATAATCGAGCTCGTCATCTTGGGCATTTCAGGTACGGTGATGTACAGCTACCAGCAGGACTACAGAAGCAGGATAGAGGACTCCGTAAGATTCTCTCTCCGCAACATCAGCGAAACCATCAGGCGCGTCCGTTCTGAGGGGGTAGACCTTGCGGAAGTCCCGGATTTGAGGAACTACATAGAACGCCGAGTGAAATCGCTGGAGATTCTGCACAGGACAAGAATAACCGACAACATTTCTGATATAAGGCTGACGAACGAAGATCCGAGACAAATGGTGTTCCAGCTCGATACGGGAGATGCAAACATTTCGTTCTACTTTGAGGCAGAAGTCTCGGAGGTGGCAATGCAGAGGCAGAGGCAGGAAACATTCTTTGTGCTTCTGTCGACGATGATAATCCTGCTGATATTCATCTACGAGCTGATTAACCTCCTGAAAATTTTTGAGATAAAGGATGAGCGTACCAGTCTGGGATTTTCTGAGGGGCAGATTGCGCTCTCACTGCGCTTCTTCAGCTTCCTGTGCTGTGCGGCAGAATATCTGTGCGTACCGTATGCAGCTATGATGATTCGTGAAAGCGGGGAGGCACTTTTCGGCCTGTCTGTCGGAATGACGGCGGCACTTCCGCTCACAATAGAGTCATTCACGCAGTTCATAGCGACTGCGATTTTCCCGCGCGTCGAGAAAAGAATCAGCGTACGTTTTGTGCTGATATTCTCGGCAGTGCTTATGATAGCCTGCAACATAACAACGTTTATTGTCGGCGGAGCGTTGACCGTCGTAACATGCCGTGCCCTTGCCGGTATCGCTTATGCCGGAACAAAACGCGTCTCTAACTTCCTGATAACGCAGGGCTACGAGACAGAAATAGGCCGCAGCAATAACATCGCTCAGGACAGTGCGGGCGTTGTTGCCGGGCTCACGTGCGGGGCAGGTATGGGCGCTATCCTCGCATCTAACGGCGGCTACGGGGTAACGTTCCTGTGTTCGTCGGTCGTGTTCGTGTTCTACTTCATGAGCACGCTCACTATGATTCCGTGGAAGGCTCTCTATGACCGCAAGAACAGTGTCTGCGATTTGGGAGCACGGCCGGTAAGCATGATGGATCTCGTGAAAATACTCGTGTCCCGCGAGGTTGCATTCTTCTGCGTTGTGGTTGCCGCGCCGTTATTCATCGGCACAATGCTGTGCATGACGCTTATACCCGCAATCTGCCAGGAACAGGGTATCTCTGGTGTTACTCTGTCTTACTGCTACATAGTCAACGGCTTGTCGGGTATCTACGTCGGCCCGGCTCTCGTTGCGAAGGCGAAAAAGTACTTCGGCTCGTATCTTCCTGTTGCGTTCGTGTTCGCTCTTACGGCGGCCGGGTTATTTGTCGCTAAGCTCCCTCCCGTCGCAATGATGGTGATTCTCACGAGCCTTATTCTCGGCCTCATCGACGGACTGGCGACCCCAATAGCTACGGACAGCTTCATGAGCCTTGACATCGTGCGGAATTACATCGACGAATCCACAGCCCTCACGTTCTACAACATACTCTCCTACCTTCTCATGATGGCAGCTCCCGTAGCCGCTGAGTTACTGCTTCTCCCGTCCAACGGCATAATCTCACCTATGGCGGTAGGTGCGTTCCTTTACGGGCTTGCGGCAGCAGTTATCGTGATGAGCAGGATGTTCACGGGACGCAGGAGCGCGGCAGCATAA